In Zobellia roscoffensis, the following are encoded in one genomic region:
- a CDS encoding MarR family winged helix-turn-helix transcriptional regulator gives MKDITIDYALRATWQAVARMYNEEAKKFDSTMAVGFTLLSVDPKTGTPSTALGPKMGMEATSLSRILKRMEQQGLIERKPNPKDGRGVLIYLTEFGLEKRNDSKNVVLRFNESVRNHVSEEKINSFFDVMETINELIAEKNIYTNDNLINGQDTLDSETD, from the coding sequence ATGAAAGATATTACAATAGACTATGCGTTACGCGCCACTTGGCAAGCAGTAGCTCGCATGTACAACGAAGAAGCAAAAAAATTTGACTCTACCATGGCCGTTGGCTTTACACTTTTAAGTGTTGACCCTAAAACAGGCACGCCATCTACGGCTCTAGGGCCAAAAATGGGAATGGAAGCTACAAGCCTATCGCGTATTCTAAAAAGGATGGAACAGCAAGGTCTAATTGAAAGAAAGCCCAACCCTAAGGATGGACGAGGGGTTTTGATTTATTTGACGGAGTTTGGACTAGAGAAAAGAAATGATTCAAAAAATGTGGTCTTGAGATTCAATGAGTCAGTTAGAAATCATGTTTCCGAAGAAAAAATAAACAGCTTTTTTGACGTTATGGAAACTATTAATGAGCTCATAGCAGAAAAAAATATATATACTAATGATAACCTGATTAACGGTCAAGATACTCTTGATTCTGAAACAGATTAA
- a CDS encoding AMP-dependent synthetase/ligase: protein MQNVTRLFDFPYYQLEKHNLQQSLVSKYDGQWVSTSTQEYINKANTISRGLLRLGVQPNDKIAVISLTNRTEWNIMDIGILQLGAQNVPVYPTISEEDYAYVLNHSEAKFCFVSCDEVYQKVKSVEDQIPSLEHVYSFDDISDCDSWEKVLELGADNSNQDEVEKLKDAVKADDLATLIYTSGTTGKPKGVMLSHNNLVSNALESSKRFPIEDGNTKALSFLPLCHVYERMLIYLYQYRGVTIYYAESLDKISDNLKETSPHVMTAVPRLLEKVYDKIYAKGTELSGIKKKLFFWAVNLGLKFEPYGKNGWWYETQLSIARKLIFSKWKEGLGGNLSLIASGSAALQPRLSRIFNAAEFGLMEGYGLSETSPVISVNDMRDGGFRIGTVGKPIDRTEVKIASDGEICIKGPQVMMGYYKDPEKTGEVMQDGYFLTGDIGEIDADGFLKITDRKKEMFKTSGGKYVAPQLLENRFKQSRFIEQIMVVGEGEKMPAALIQPDFDFLHQWASKNNITIPENSDIVQNEQVLARYQQEVDEANEKFAKWEKVKQFRLTPDIWSISEGHLTPTLKLRRKIVKEKYMTLYNDIYDRS from the coding sequence ATGCAGAACGTTACCAGACTATTTGATTTTCCTTATTATCAATTGGAAAAACATAACCTACAGCAATCCCTTGTTTCAAAATATGATGGTCAGTGGGTCAGCACCTCTACACAAGAGTATATTAACAAAGCAAATACTATAAGCAGGGGTCTCTTGCGATTGGGAGTACAACCCAATGATAAGATTGCTGTAATTTCATTGACTAACCGAACGGAATGGAATATCATGGATATAGGTATTCTTCAATTAGGGGCTCAAAATGTTCCTGTATATCCTACCATATCAGAAGAGGATTATGCCTATGTCTTAAATCATTCTGAAGCAAAATTCTGTTTTGTGTCATGCGATGAAGTGTATCAAAAAGTAAAATCCGTTGAAGACCAAATACCAAGTTTGGAACATGTTTATTCTTTTGATGACATATCTGATTGCGATAGTTGGGAAAAGGTACTTGAATTAGGAGCCGACAACTCTAACCAAGACGAGGTTGAAAAACTAAAAGATGCAGTCAAGGCAGATGACCTTGCTACCTTAATATATACCTCTGGAACAACAGGGAAACCAAAAGGTGTAATGTTATCTCACAATAACCTGGTAAGCAATGCCTTGGAAAGCTCAAAACGTTTCCCCATAGAAGACGGTAATACAAAAGCCCTTAGCTTTCTACCCTTATGTCATGTTTACGAGCGCATGTTAATATATCTATATCAATACAGAGGTGTAACCATTTACTATGCCGAATCTTTAGATAAAATTAGTGACAACCTAAAAGAAACTAGTCCGCATGTAATGACGGCAGTACCAAGACTTTTAGAAAAAGTATATGATAAAATCTACGCCAAAGGAACTGAACTTTCTGGCATTAAAAAGAAACTCTTTTTTTGGGCTGTAAATTTAGGCCTAAAATTTGAGCCTTATGGAAAGAATGGTTGGTGGTATGAAACGCAACTATCTATTGCAAGAAAACTAATTTTCAGTAAATGGAAAGAAGGCTTAGGTGGGAACCTTAGCCTCATTGCCTCAGGAAGCGCTGCCTTGCAACCCCGATTATCTCGTATATTTAATGCTGCAGAATTTGGTCTTATGGAAGGCTATGGTCTTTCTGAAACGTCTCCCGTGATTTCGGTTAATGATATGCGCGATGGAGGGTTCCGCATTGGAACTGTAGGCAAACCAATTGATAGAACCGAAGTAAAGATTGCCAGCGATGGCGAAATTTGTATAAAAGGGCCGCAAGTTATGATGGGGTATTATAAGGACCCTGAGAAAACAGGAGAGGTTATGCAAGATGGTTATTTCCTTACCGGTGATATTGGTGAAATAGATGCAGACGGTTTCTTAAAAATTACGGACCGTAAAAAAGAAATGTTCAAAACCTCTGGAGGTAAATATGTAGCGCCACAGCTGTTGGAAAACCGGTTTAAGCAATCTCGTTTCATTGAACAGATTATGGTGGTTGGTGAAGGTGAAAAAATGCCAGCGGCTTTAATTCAACCAGATTTTGATTTCTTACACCAATGGGCATCAAAAAATAACATTACCATACCTGAGAACTCAGATATAGTTCAAAACGAACAAGTTTTAGCCCGTTACCAACAAGAGGTAGACGAAGCCAATGAAAAATTTGCGAAGTGGGAAAAAGTAAAACAATTCCGTTTAACTCCAGATATTTGGAGTATTAGTGAAGGCCATCTTACCCCCACCCTTAAACTTAGACGTAAAATCGTAAAGGAAAAATATATGACTCTTTACAATGATATTTACGACCGTTCATAA
- a CDS encoding GNAT family N-acetyltransferase: MKIRKANRKDIPEIVQLLSNDKLGKLREDYREPLPEKYYDAFDAISQDHNQELVIIEDDTQKVVGTLQLTFIPYLTYQGGIRAQIEAVRVHENYRSKGIGKQLFEWAIQRARQKGAHVVQLTTDKKRPEAFKFYENLGFKTSHEGMKLHL, encoded by the coding sequence ATGAAAATCCGAAAAGCTAACCGAAAGGATATTCCTGAAATCGTGCAACTATTGAGCAATGATAAATTGGGCAAACTGCGGGAAGATTATAGAGAACCGCTACCCGAAAAATATTACGATGCTTTTGATGCTATAAGTCAAGATCATAACCAAGAATTGGTAATTATTGAAGACGATACTCAGAAAGTTGTTGGTACACTTCAGTTAACCTTTATTCCCTATTTAACTTACCAAGGTGGTATTCGTGCTCAGATAGAAGCCGTTCGGGTACATGAAAATTACAGAAGCAAAGGCATTGGAAAGCAATTGTTTGAATGGGCTATACAACGTGCAAGGCAAAAAGGCGCACACGTTGTACAACTCACCACGGACAAAAAACGTCCGGAAGCTTTTAAATTTTATGAGAATTTAGGTTTTAAAACTAGTCATGAGGGGATGAAATTACACCTCTGA
- a CDS encoding T9SS type A sorting domain-containing protein produces MNKKYTISWVARFFTVSVLLLFLNTKAEAQSTPFDCDYNAYLFQYNDIYALDLASGSSYLVSENITPGNVNAVAYNTTDGYIWGYLSTPSKSIVRIGKDFTVDQYEIPELPTGNKYVGDISTDGIYYFKAGGASYYKIDLNPESDTYLDYLGQFTLSQSLSIADWAFNAQDNKLYTVERGSNMLYRISADTGEVEALGVVPILQGLNYAFGAVYFDVDGNFYISANQTGAVYKIDKVQDISLGVIKSNIFAFGPAASSNDGARCPTAPVPQEDCINGIDDDGDGLVDCDDPSCSGVATCPTITLTSGANDGGLESNDRLSSLIGERNYNRAKTNYKFNKHTAKKVMKGASYAKAGKSTPGEIPLTQLVPLDVVGESSTIESSPADLLDLTNASDIYSVDYLRKDDNIGALMVIKTDNKVYEHSKFICDRFLGAQLLSVSNIQLREKDFIKSIIKQPDGSTEFALTFSARLDTNDEFIIESHWNIDAYADDTAFYNFQIWSNTVDDLLLLGDEILNLLEVHSPISEYKGSTPPPVFVKSAKYVKGEVILNLVNNNKTEQIQLEGGLKKTETSTTETMKLAAPIDGYLDSVALSTGNIFDFGFRVSHANGTPDDLFVADAPWGLDSSSEGTTIENYKVTPVQAPYTEGGYPVERNIELSGKTSSYVGVYRALSPRFTPVNLSNYEKLSFEASGTGKLEVKILKGDGQTYSTNVNLTTDIQTFNLLDADFKNEANATTDFSSLKVINFNLLAEGGSVEEKQMSLSNVSFNNNEEKRVFISDDTSESIMYPNPMQAESSLYFYEENAGSFTFELFNMAGKKISSHDMSGDSKAGQNMIVVKRNNLTSGLYFYKITSSNDKTWSSKLMVK; encoded by the coding sequence ATGAATAAAAAATACACTATAAGTTGGGTCGCCAGGTTTTTTACGGTGTCCGTACTTCTTTTATTTTTAAATACTAAAGCAGAAGCGCAATCCACACCTTTTGATTGCGACTACAATGCCTACTTATTTCAATACAACGATATTTATGCATTGGACCTTGCTTCCGGTAGTTCTTATCTTGTTTCAGAGAACATTACTCCTGGTAATGTAAATGCTGTTGCTTATAATACAACAGATGGTTATATCTGGGGATATTTGTCTACACCATCTAAATCTATTGTTAGAATAGGTAAAGATTTTACAGTAGACCAATATGAAATTCCTGAATTACCAACAGGTAATAAGTATGTTGGAGACATCTCCACAGATGGTATTTATTATTTTAAGGCAGGTGGAGCTTCATATTATAAAATTGATTTAAACCCTGAGTCTGATACGTATCTAGACTACCTGGGGCAATTTACATTGAGCCAAAGCCTTTCTATTGCAGACTGGGCCTTTAATGCTCAAGATAATAAATTGTATACCGTAGAACGTGGTTCCAATATGCTTTACAGGATTTCAGCTGATACCGGAGAGGTAGAGGCTTTAGGTGTCGTGCCTATTCTACAAGGTTTAAACTACGCTTTTGGAGCGGTTTATTTTGATGTAGATGGTAATTTTTACATATCTGCCAATCAAACCGGAGCGGTGTATAAAATAGATAAGGTTCAGGATATTAGTCTTGGCGTAATAAAGTCCAACATTTTTGCATTCGGTCCTGCTGCATCTAGTAATGACGGTGCAAGATGTCCTACCGCACCTGTGCCTCAAGAAGATTGTATTAACGGTATTGATGATGATGGAGACGGCCTTGTAGATTGTGATGATCCTTCTTGTTCGGGTGTTGCTACGTGCCCCACAATAACTTTGACATCTGGTGCTAATGATGGTGGTTTAGAAAGTAATGACCGTTTGTCGTCGCTTATCGGTGAAAGAAATTATAACCGAGCGAAAACCAATTATAAATTCAATAAGCATACCGCCAAAAAGGTTATGAAAGGTGCTAGTTATGCCAAAGCAGGAAAGTCTACTCCAGGTGAAATACCATTAACACAGTTAGTACCTCTAGATGTTGTTGGTGAGTCCAGTACCATTGAGTCTTCCCCGGCAGATTTATTAGATCTTACCAATGCTTCGGACATTTATTCTGTAGATTATCTTAGGAAAGATGATAATATTGGTGCGCTTATGGTTATTAAGACGGATAATAAGGTTTATGAGCACAGTAAATTTATATGCGATAGATTCCTTGGAGCGCAATTACTGTCTGTTTCTAACATTCAGTTAAGGGAAAAAGATTTTATAAAGTCGATTATAAAACAACCAGATGGGAGTACAGAATTTGCATTGACCTTTTCAGCAAGATTAGACACTAATGATGAATTCATTATTGAATCCCATTGGAATATTGATGCGTATGCAGATGATACAGCATTTTACAACTTTCAAATCTGGTCCAATACGGTAGATGATCTACTATTGCTTGGCGATGAAATTTTAAACCTGTTAGAGGTGCATAGCCCTATTTCAGAATATAAGGGCTCAACACCACCGCCCGTTTTTGTGAAGTCTGCTAAATATGTAAAAGGAGAGGTGATTTTGAATTTGGTCAACAATAACAAAACAGAGCAAATTCAGTTAGAAGGCGGACTGAAAAAGACAGAGACCAGTACAACCGAAACTATGAAATTAGCAGCTCCTATTGACGGGTATTTAGATTCTGTAGCTTTAAGTACAGGAAATATTTTTGACTTTGGATTTAGAGTGAGTCATGCTAATGGTACTCCAGATGACCTTTTTGTGGCAGATGCCCCGTGGGGATTGGATAGTTCTTCTGAGGGAACCACTATAGAAAACTATAAAGTTACACCTGTGCAGGCACCTTATACAGAAGGTGGTTATCCTGTAGAACGAAATATTGAACTTAGCGGAAAGACCTCTAGTTATGTTGGGGTTTACCGCGCACTGAGCCCACGGTTTACACCGGTTAATTTATCCAATTATGAGAAATTATCTTTTGAGGCTAGTGGTACAGGAAAATTAGAAGTGAAAATATTGAAAGGGGATGGACAAACGTATTCTACAAACGTAAATTTGACTACGGATATACAAACGTTTAATCTGTTAGATGCAGATTTTAAGAATGAGGCAAATGCTACAACAGACTTTTCAAGCTTAAAGGTGATAAATTTCAATTTGTTAGCTGAAGGTGGGAGCGTTGAAGAAAAGCAAATGAGTCTTTCTAATGTGTCTTTTAACAACAATGAAGAGAAACGAGTTTTTATATCGGATGATACTTCAGAGTCAATAATGTATCCTAACCCTATGCAGGCAGAATCTAGCCTTTATTTTTACGAAGAGAATGCTGGTAGTTTTACTTTTGAATTGTTTAATATGGCGGGTAAAAAAATCTCATCTCACGATATGAGCGGAGATTCCAAAGCAGGTCAGAATATGATTGTAGTGAAACGGAATAATTTAACCTCCGGACTATATTTCTATAAAATAACCAGTAGTAATGATAAAACGTGGAGTAGTAAATTAATGGTGAAATAA
- the purL gene encoding phosphoribosylformylglycinamidine synthase: MIHFFGDAANKVYAVQTVEELSQENINKLTWLFGNLPKINTASIDAFFVGPRAAMITPWSTNATEITQNMGIESIIRIEEFKASSEDFTDFDPMLSEKFNGLSQSIFKVDVKPVAVQGIENIGEYNKQEGLALSDEEVTYLENLATKLGRKLTDSEVFGFSQVNSEHCRHKIFNGTFVIDGVEKPSSLFKLIKKTSQEFPNDIVSAYKDNVAFVKGPKVTQFAPKSADKPDFYQETEFNSVISLKAETHNFPTTVEPFNGAATGSGGEIRDRLAGGKGSLPLAGTAVYMTAYSRLEEDRPWEKAFPEREWLYQTPMDILIKASNGASDFGNKFGQPLIAGSVLTFEHDESKDSDNTNTRKLGFDKVIMQAGGIGYGKAEQALKDTPKDGDKIVILGGDNYRIGMGGAAVSSADTGAFSSAIELNAIQRSNPEMQKRASNAIRGMVENDVNPIVSIHDHGAGGHLNCLSELVEDTGGKIDLDKLPVGDPTLSAKEIIGNESQERMGLVIGKEDVDLLHRIADRERSPMYEVGDVTGDLKFTFESATTGEKPMDLNLEDMFGSSPKTIMTDTTVQRNYTNPEYSLEFFHDYLEQLLQLEAVGSKDWLTNKVDRCVGGRVAKQQCAGPLQLPLNNCGVMALDFKGKEGVATSIGHSPISGLIDPAAGSLNSIAESLTNLIWAPLKENLKSVSLSANWMWPCKNEGEDARLYEAVEAVSNFSIALGINVPTGKDSLSMKQKYKDGDVIAPGTVVISAAGNCDDITKVVEPVFKKKGGSVYYINLSKDSYKLGGSSFAQVRNAIGTEAPTIKDAGYFKTVFNAIQNLIKDGEIVAGHDVASGGLITTLLEMCFADINLSAEFDLSSLGEADTIKLLFSENSGIVFQAKDDSVEQKLVDLNIDFKKIGNVVSGTVLKIKNGGMEMGLNIDSLRDTWFKTSYLLDSKQTANNLAKDRFDNYKNQPLQYKFPKNVDLSSIPSNTGNRPKAAILREKGSNSEREMANAMYLAGFDVKDVHMTDLISGRETLEDIQFIGAVGGFSNSDVLGSAKGWAGAFKYNEKANAALKNFFARPDTLSIGICNGCQLFMELDLINPEHETHGRLTYNDSHKHESNFTSVKIQENNSVMLSSLAGTTLGVWISHGEGKFSLPHNEDQYGIVAKYGYEGYPANPNGSDFNTAMLCDATGRHLVTMPHIERSIFPWNWAYYPEGSSDVVSPWLEAFVNARNWVLKTK, encoded by the coding sequence ATGATTCACTTCTTCGGGGATGCAGCCAATAAAGTTTATGCCGTTCAAACGGTTGAAGAACTTTCGCAGGAAAACATAAATAAATTAACGTGGTTGTTCGGCAACCTACCAAAAATAAATACGGCGTCTATAGACGCCTTTTTTGTTGGCCCTAGGGCGGCAATGATTACGCCATGGAGTACCAACGCCACAGAAATCACCCAAAACATGGGTATTGAGAGCATCATCAGAATAGAAGAGTTCAAAGCATCAAGCGAAGACTTTACCGATTTTGACCCCATGCTTTCTGAAAAATTCAATGGTTTATCTCAGTCTATCTTTAAAGTTGATGTAAAGCCTGTCGCTGTTCAAGGCATAGAAAATATAGGCGAGTACAACAAACAAGAAGGTTTAGCCTTAAGCGACGAAGAGGTAACTTACTTAGAAAACCTCGCTACAAAATTGGGTAGAAAACTGACCGATTCCGAGGTTTTTGGTTTTAGCCAAGTGAATTCAGAACATTGTCGCCATAAAATATTCAACGGTACTTTTGTAATCGATGGCGTTGAAAAACCGTCTTCGCTCTTCAAACTGATCAAGAAGACGTCACAAGAGTTTCCTAACGATATTGTATCTGCATATAAGGATAACGTAGCTTTCGTAAAAGGGCCAAAAGTGACCCAATTTGCCCCAAAAAGTGCCGATAAACCCGATTTTTACCAAGAAACGGAATTTAATTCGGTAATTTCCTTAAAAGCAGAAACACACAATTTTCCAACAACGGTAGAACCTTTTAATGGCGCTGCAACAGGTTCCGGTGGTGAAATTCGTGACCGTTTAGCCGGTGGAAAAGGTTCATTACCATTGGCCGGAACCGCTGTTTACATGACAGCATACTCCCGTTTGGAAGAAGACAGACCTTGGGAAAAAGCTTTTCCAGAAAGAGAATGGTTGTACCAAACGCCAATGGACATCCTTATAAAAGCATCTAATGGTGCATCGGATTTTGGAAATAAATTTGGACAACCTCTTATTGCAGGTTCCGTATTGACTTTTGAGCATGACGAATCTAAAGACAGTGATAATACAAATACCAGAAAATTAGGTTTTGATAAAGTAATCATGCAAGCCGGTGGTATCGGGTACGGAAAAGCAGAGCAAGCTTTAAAAGACACACCTAAAGATGGTGATAAAATTGTAATCTTAGGTGGTGACAACTACCGTATTGGTATGGGTGGTGCCGCCGTTTCCAGTGCGGATACAGGTGCATTTAGTTCTGCCATAGAACTGAACGCCATACAACGTTCCAATCCGGAAATGCAGAAAAGAGCGTCCAATGCCATTCGTGGTATGGTAGAAAATGATGTAAACCCTATAGTTTCGATCCATGATCACGGTGCGGGTGGCCATCTTAACTGTCTTTCTGAATTGGTAGAAGACACTGGTGGAAAAATAGACTTGGATAAACTTCCTGTGGGAGACCCTACCCTATCGGCCAAGGAAATCATCGGTAACGAATCCCAAGAACGTATGGGCTTGGTTATCGGTAAAGAAGATGTTGATCTGTTGCACCGTATTGCCGATCGTGAGCGTTCTCCTATGTATGAAGTGGGTGATGTAACGGGTGACCTTAAATTTACTTTTGAATCCGCTACAACCGGTGAAAAACCAATGGATTTGAATTTAGAGGATATGTTCGGTAGTTCGCCAAAAACTATAATGACCGATACTACCGTTCAAAGAAATTATACTAACCCTGAATATTCATTGGAGTTTTTCCATGATTATTTAGAGCAATTACTTCAACTGGAAGCAGTTGGTTCTAAAGATTGGTTAACAAACAAAGTAGACCGTTGTGTGGGAGGCCGTGTTGCCAAACAACAATGTGCCGGACCTTTGCAACTCCCGTTGAATAATTGTGGTGTTATGGCGTTAGATTTTAAAGGAAAGGAAGGTGTTGCCACCAGTATTGGCCACTCCCCTATCTCTGGGCTGATTGACCCCGCTGCCGGTAGTTTGAACAGTATCGCGGAATCTTTAACCAACCTTATCTGGGCTCCGCTAAAAGAAAATTTAAAATCTGTTTCGCTTTCTGCTAACTGGATGTGGCCTTGTAAAAATGAAGGTGAAGATGCCCGTTTATACGAAGCGGTAGAAGCAGTTTCCAACTTTTCTATTGCTCTTGGAATAAACGTACCCACTGGAAAGGATTCCCTTTCCATGAAACAAAAATATAAAGATGGTGATGTTATCGCTCCTGGTACAGTTGTTATTTCCGCTGCTGGAAATTGTGACGATATAACCAAGGTAGTAGAGCCCGTATTCAAGAAAAAAGGCGGTTCGGTTTACTACATCAACCTATCAAAAGACAGCTATAAATTAGGCGGTTCTTCTTTCGCTCAGGTTCGTAATGCCATAGGTACGGAAGCACCAACTATTAAAGATGCAGGCTACTTTAAGACAGTTTTCAACGCTATTCAAAACTTGATAAAAGACGGCGAAATAGTTGCTGGGCACGATGTTGCTTCAGGTGGATTGATAACTACCTTGTTAGAAATGTGTTTTGCCGACATCAATTTATCTGCAGAATTTGATTTATCCAGTTTAGGCGAAGCCGATACTATTAAATTACTTTTCTCTGAAAATTCAGGAATCGTTTTTCAAGCAAAAGATGATTCAGTAGAACAAAAATTAGTCGACCTCAACATTGATTTCAAAAAAATAGGAAATGTAGTTTCAGGTACCGTTTTAAAAATCAAAAACGGCGGAATGGAAATGGGTCTGAATATAGATTCTTTAAGAGATACTTGGTTCAAAACTTCCTATTTATTAGATAGCAAACAAACAGCCAATAACTTGGCAAAAGACCGTTTTGACAACTATAAAAATCAACCGCTTCAATATAAATTCCCTAAAAACGTTGATTTGAGTAGTATTCCATCAAACACCGGAAACAGACCCAAAGCTGCCATTCTACGTGAAAAAGGAAGTAATTCTGAACGCGAAATGGCCAATGCCATGTATTTGGCCGGTTTTGATGTAAAAGACGTGCATATGACCGATTTAATTTCCGGTCGCGAAACGCTTGAAGATATTCAGTTCATTGGTGCCGTAGGCGGGTTCTCAAACTCGGACGTTCTGGGCAGTGCCAAAGGCTGGGCCGGTGCTTTTAAGTACAACGAAAAAGCAAACGCCGCCCTTAAAAATTTCTTTGCTAGACCTGACACTCTATCTATCGGAATCTGTAACGGTTGCCAGTTGTTTATGGAGTTGGACCTAATTAACCCAGAACACGAAACGCACGGAAGGTTAACCTATAACGATTCTCATAAACACGAGAGTAATTTTACTTCTGTAAAAATTCAAGAAAATAATTCTGTAATGCTTTCAAGTTTAGCAGGCACAACTTTAGGCGTATGGATTTCTCATGGCGAAGGTAAATTCAGTTTGCCACATAATGAAGACCAATACGGCATTGTTGCCAAATACGGTTACGAAGGCTACCCTGCCAACCCCAACGGAAGTGATTTTAATACAGCCATGTTATGTGATGCCACCGGTCGTCACTTGGTTACCATGCCGCATATTGAACGCTCTATTTTTCCTTGGAACTGGGCGTATTACCCAGAAGGTTCCTCGGATGTAGTTTCGCCATGGCTAGAGGCTTTTGTAAATGCTAGAAATTGGGTTTTGAAAACAAAATAA